The following proteins are co-located in the Salvelinus fontinalis isolate EN_2023a chromosome 29, ASM2944872v1, whole genome shotgun sequence genome:
- the LOC129827877 gene encoding polyribonucleotide 5'-hydroxyl-kinase Clp1 — MATEGPEKTGEEAAGAGAGAGGGGTRFDLEKETELRFEVEAGEKVQLELLTGLAEVFGSELNRNKKYTFPPGSKIAVFTWQGCSVSLSGKTEVAYVSKDTPMLLYLNTHAALEQMRRQAERDNERGPRVMVVGPTDVGKSTVCRLLLSYAVRLGRRPTLVELDVGQSGVSVPGTMSALCIERPADVEEGYSVQAPLVYHFGSTTPGTNIKLYNKLTSCLAEVFSQRCEVNRKASVGGCIINTCGWVKGSGYQALVHCASAFEVDVVLVLDQERLYNELKRDLPHFVRVVLLPKSGGVVERSKDCRREARDDKIREYFYGFRGVSFYPHAFDVRFSDVRIYKIGAPSIPDSCLPLGMSQDDTQLKLVPVTPGRDLTHHVLSVSCADEGEEVAGGVRRGLLESPVCGFIVVTNVDTQGQVMTVLSPAPRPLPRHTLLIMDIRFIDLK; from the exons ATGGCGACTGAGGGCCCAGAGAAGACTGGTGAGGAGGCTGCGGGGGCCGGGGCGGGCGCTGGTGGTGGGGGGACGAGGTTCGAcctggagaaagagacagagctgCGGTTCGAGGTGGAGGCTGGGGAGAAGGTGCAGCTGGAGCTGCTCACGGGATTGGCCGAAGTCTTTGGTTCGGAGCTCAACCGCAACAAGAAGTACACGTTCCCACCGGGCTCCAAGATCGCTGTGTTCACCTGGCAGGGCTGCAGTGTTTCTCTCTCAGGGAAGACAGAG GTGGCGTACGTATCAAAGGACACACCCATGCTGCTCTACCTGAACACCCACGCCGCACTGGAACAGATGAGACGACAGGCGGAGAGAGACAACGAAAGGGGCCCACGG GTGATGGTGGTGGGGCCTACAGACGTGGGGAAGTCGACGGTGTGCAGGCTGTTGCTGAGCTACGCTGTCAGACTGGGCAGGAGGCCTACACTGGTGGAGCTCGACGTGGGCCAGAGTGGG gtgtcaGTCCCGGGCACAATGTCAGCGCTGTGTATTGAGCGTCCCGCTGACGTGGAAGAGGGGTACTCAGTACAGGCTCCGCTGGTCTACCACTTTGGCTCCACCACTCCAGGAACCAACATCAAACTCTACAACAAG tTGACATCATGTCTGGCTGAGGTGTTTTCCCAGCGCTGTGAGGTGAACAGGAAAGCCAGTGTGGGCGGCTGCATCATCAACACCTGTGGGTGGGTGAAGGGTTCTGGCTACCAGGCCCTGGTCCACTGCGCCTCAGCCTTCGAGGTCGATGTGGTTCTGGTGCTGGACCAGGAGAGGCTCTACAACGAGCTGAAGCGGGACCTGCCGCATTTCGTCCGAGTCGTGCTGTTACCCAAATCCGGAGGGGTCGTGGAGCGCTCCAAAGACTGCCGGCGTGAGGCTCGGGACGACAAGATCCGGGAGTACTTCTACGGTTTCCGCGGTGTCTCGTTCTACCCTCACGCCTTCGACGTGCGCTTTTCTGACGTGCGCATCTACAAGATCGGAGCGCCGTCCATCCCGGATTCGTGCCTTCCTCTGGGGATGTCGCAGGACGATACCCAGCTGAAGCTAGTCCCTGTGACCCCAGGTCGCGACCTCACGCACCACGTACTGAGTGTAAGCTGTGCcgatgagggggaggaggtggcTGGTGGGGTGCGCAGGGGCTTGCTGGAGAGCCCGGTgtgtgggttcattgtggtgacTAACgtggacacacagggacaggtgATGACCGTGCTCTCGCCTGCCCCAAGACCCCTCCCCAGACACACACTGCTCATCATGGACATTCGCTTTATCGACCTCAAATAG